Proteins encoded by one window of Hypomesus transpacificus isolate Combined female unplaced genomic scaffold, fHypTra1 scaffold_116, whole genome shotgun sequence:
- the LOC124488004 gene encoding olfactory receptor 145-like: protein MSSLISREEVNNTVVHPAQFFLLGITGIPHIKYYYAFLFCVYMVSLLGNTFVMTVILVDRSLHTPKYLAVFNLAFTDICGSTTLVYPILSHFLFGSQVVSYNECLTSFFFVFLFLSMQSFNLTTLAYDRLVAICYPLRYYMIVSPKAMLQIISGEWVMSSSLIMIMLVFLTRLSYCRSREIQGYFCDHGPLFRLACNDNLPSKLIGRLNPVFMIWLPLVFIIVTYAFITSTLLRISARERVKAMRTCTSHLMLVGLFYLPYGATFALGDIPTNIRIINLSLTSTLAPTLNPIIYVLKTDEFKVSAKKMVKTAKGAISPSER from the coding sequence ATGAGTTCCCTGATATCAAGAGAGGAGGTGAATAACACCGTGGTGCATCCAGCTCAATTCTTCCTCCTGGGGATCACTGGCATCCCCCACATCAAGTACTACTATGCCTTCCTGTTCTGCGTTTACATGGTGTCTTTGCTGGGTAACACGTTTGTAATGACTGTCATACTTGTGGACCGCAGTCTCCATACCCCCAAGTACCTCGCTGTTTTCAACCTGGCTTTCACTGACATTTGTGGGAGTACCACCCTCGTCTATCCCATTCTgagccacttcctgtttggcagtCAGGTTGTGTCCTACAATGAATGTTTAACCAGTTTTTTCTTTGTGTTCCTGTTTCTCAGCATGCAATCATTCAACCTCACCACCCTGGCTTACGACAGGCTCGTGGCCATTTGCTACCCCCTGAGGTACTACATGATAGTCAGTCCCAAAGCCATGCTGCAGATCATCAGTGGAGAGTGGGTCATGTCGTCCTCGTTGATTATGATCATGCTGGTCTTCCTGACCAGACTCTCCTACTGCAGGTCAAGAGAGATCCAGGGCTACTTCTGTGACCATGGGCCTTTGTTCCGACTGGCCTGCAATGACAACCTCCCAAGTAAGCTCATAGGGAGACTAAACCCTGTGTTCATGATATGGTTGCCTCTAGTCTTCATCATTGTGACCTATGCCTTCATCACCTCAACGCTGTTACGAATCTCGGCCCGGGAGCGTGTCAAAGCCATGAGGACGTGCACCTCACATCTCATGCTGGTGGGCTTGTTCTATTTGCCCTACGGGGCAACGTTCGCTTTAGGAGACATCCCCACTAATATACGGATCATTAacctctctctgacctccaCTCTGGCCCCCACATTGAACCCCATTATATACGTGCTGAAGACCGACGAGTTTAAGGTATCTGCTAAGAAGATGGTGAAGACAGCCAAAGGAGCCATATCTCCATCAGAGAGataa
- the LOC124488005 gene encoding olfactory receptor 8-like — MNLINTALEDNVTFQRPAQFYILGFSGIPNLTYYFVFLFVIYIVSVLGNTLVMTAIYVESSLRTPKYLIFFNLAFVDLCRISILAILLLDTYLINNQFISYNKCMTNMLCTYVTLAMQSFNLTMLAYDRLAAISFPLRYHTLVTSKTMSAFTGAVWLVSILFNLINAGAITRMTFCRSLVIQSYVCDHGSLFRLACNSNSYYLTLRLITPVIIVWLPFGFIIVTYVSIGVALRRVSTNQGRLKAVRTCTTHLMLVALFYLPLTMTFFLGEGVSINTKCFYLSLTTALPPMLNPIIYVLKTEEFKVSAMKLVKTSSSFLKF, encoded by the coding sequence ATGAACTTGATCAACACAGCTCTGGAGGACAATGTCACTTTTCAGCGTCCAGCACAGTTCTACATCCTAGGGTTTTCTGGAATCCCTAACCTGACTTATTACTTTGTCTTCCTGTTTGTCATCTACATCGTGTCCGTGCTAGGCAACACATTGGTCATGACTGCTATATATGTGGAGAGCTCTCTCCGTACCCCCAAGTATCTCATTTTCTTCAACCTGGCATTCGTGGACCTTTGTCGAATCTCCATCCTGGCCATCCTGCTGCTGGACACCTACCTGATCAACAACCAGTTCATCTCCTACAATAAATGCATGACCAACATGTTATGTACTTACGTGACTCTAGCCATGCAGTCTTTCAACCTGACCATGTTGGCATACGACAGGCTGGCGgccatctccttccctctgcgCTATCACACACTGGTGACGAGTAAGACCATGAGCGCGTTCACCGGCGCAGTGTGGCTCGTCAGCATCCTGTTCAACCTCATCAACGCCGGCGCCATCACCAGGATGACCTTCTGCCGGTCGCTGGTCATCCAGAGCTACGTCTGTGACCACGGTTCCCTGTTCCGCCTGGCGTGCAATTCCAACAGCTATTATTTGACCCTGCGCTTGATCACTCCAGTTATCATCGTTTGGCTTCCTTTCGGGTTCATCATCGTGACGTATGTGTCTATTGGTGTGGCCTTGCGCCGGGTCTCTACAAACCAGGGCAGGTTGAAAGCTGTGAGGACGTGCACGACTCATCTGATGTTAGTCGCGTTGTTCTACTTACCGTTAACGATGACTTTTTTTCTAGGGGAAGGGGTCTCCATCAACACCAAATGCTTTTACTTGTCTCTGACCACAGCTCTCCCTCCCATGCTGAACCCCATTATATATGTGCTGAAGACAGAAGAGTTCAAGGTCTCGGCTATGAAGCTGGTGAAAACCAGCTCGAGCTTTCTgaaattttga
- the LOC124488049 gene encoding cytochrome c oxidase assembly factor 4 homolog, mitochondrial — protein MTSPSPHDRSRSEEEDDPVDQMISRTGCADLHYAVQECMAEHQDWRKCQTQVQTFKECMMAFQNSRKEQLMKQRQTASGPS, from the coding sequence ATGACTTCCCCGTCCCCTCACGACCGCAGTCGGAGCGAGGAAGAGGACGACCCTGTGGACCAGATGATCTCGCGCACCGGCTGCGCCGATCTGCACTATGCCGTGCAGGAGTGCATGGCGGAACATCAGGACTGGCGTAAGTGCCAAACCCAGGTTCAGACCTTTAAAGAGTGCATGATGGCCTTCCAGAACTCCCGTAAGGAACAGCTGATGAAACAACGACAAACAGCTTCCGGGCCGTCATAG
- the LOC124488048 gene encoding serum amyloid P-component-like isoform X1 — translation MKTFVYLLSIVTCCYATPQDLRGRVFTFPQQTANSYTRLYPQLEKIFFSSSVCLRFFTDVLTKDCLFSLSTPGIDNSFTIFLHIDKIEFWVGGHYVYFNRMAAELNEWNSLCATWDSGTGLVQVWLNGRPSVRKSLHAGGSISGTPFIVLSQDQDTYGGGFDAQQSFTGQLTDVHMWDYVLSLCEVQTYVQAWAFRPGNVLDWGSMEYTRHGYVVLERLQTLDTCRMGSLSNKSSPEGGVGIPELNVNTHDVPEHSQDNFIPEQSGFENDIPMPSGDDTNPKISEDMKMTV, via the exons ATGAAGACCTTCGTATATTTGCTGTCCATAGTTACGTGTTGCTATGCTACACCACAAG ATTTGAGAGGACGAGTGTTCACTTTCCCTCAGCAGACAGCTAACTCATACACCAGACTCTACCCCCAGCTGGAGAAGATCTTCTTCAGttcctctgtctgcctccgATTCTTCACTGATGTCCTCACCAAGGACTGCCTCTTCTCCCTGAGCACCCCTGGCATTGACAACAGTTTCACAATATTTCTGCACATTGATAAAATAGAGTTTTGGGTTGGAGGCCACTATGTGTACTTTAACAGGATGGCAGCTGAGCTGAATGAGTGGAACTCTCTCTGTGCTACGTGGGACTCAGGAACAGGTTTGGTGCAGGTTTGGCTCAATGGGAGACCCAGTGTCAGGAAGTCTCTCCATGCAGGTGGCTCCATCTCTGGAACCCCTTTCATTGTCCTCAGCCAGGACCAAGATACCTATGGTGGGGGTTTTGATGCCCAGCAATCGTTTACCGGCCAGCTGACAGATGTGCACATGTGGGACTatgttctctccctgtgtgaggTCCAGACCTATGTGCAGGCATGGGCTTTCAGACCAGGGAACGTGCTGGACTGGGGGTCGATGGAGTACACCAGACATGGGTATGTGGTCTTGGAGAGGCTCCAGACTCTTGACACCTGCAGAATGGGGTCGCTGAGCAACAAGTCGTCGCCGGAGGGCGGCGTTGGCATTCCGGAACTGAATGTAAATACCCACGATGTTCCGGAACATTCTCAAGACAATTTCATCCCAGAACAGTCTGGATTTGAAAATGACATTCCTATGCCGTCTGGTGATGATACCAATCCTAAAATCTCTGAAGATATGAAAATGACAGTTTAA
- the LOC124488048 gene encoding serum amyloid P-component-like isoform X2, which yields MKTFVYLLSIVTCCYATPQDLRGRVFTFPQQTANSYTRLYPQLEKIFFSSSVCLRFFTDVLTKDCLFSLSTPGIDNSFTIFLHIDKIEFWVGGHYVYFNRMAAELNEWNSLCATWDSGTGLVQVWLNGRPSVRKSLHAGGSISGTPFIVLSQDQDTYGGGFDAQQSFTGQLTDVHMWDYVLSLCEVQTYVQAWAFRPGNVLDWGSMEYTRHGYVVLERLQTLDTCRMGSLSNKSSPEGGVGIPELNVNTHDVPEHSQK from the exons ATGAAGACCTTCGTATATTTGCTGTCCATAGTTACGTGTTGCTATGCTACACCACAAG ATTTGAGAGGACGAGTGTTCACTTTCCCTCAGCAGACAGCTAACTCATACACCAGACTCTACCCCCAGCTGGAGAAGATCTTCTTCAGttcctctgtctgcctccgATTCTTCACTGATGTCCTCACCAAGGACTGCCTCTTCTCCCTGAGCACCCCTGGCATTGACAACAGTTTCACAATATTTCTGCACATTGATAAAATAGAGTTTTGGGTTGGAGGCCACTATGTGTACTTTAACAGGATGGCAGCTGAGCTGAATGAGTGGAACTCTCTCTGTGCTACGTGGGACTCAGGAACAGGTTTGGTGCAGGTTTGGCTCAATGGGAGACCCAGTGTCAGGAAGTCTCTCCATGCAGGTGGCTCCATCTCTGGAACCCCTTTCATTGTCCTCAGCCAGGACCAAGATACCTATGGTGGGGGTTTTGATGCCCAGCAATCGTTTACCGGCCAGCTGACAGATGTGCACATGTGGGACTatgttctctccctgtgtgaggTCCAGACCTATGTGCAGGCATGGGCTTTCAGACCAGGGAACGTGCTGGACTGGGGGTCGATGGAGTACACCAGACATGGGTATGTGGTCTTGGAGAGGCTCCAGACTCTTGACACCTGCAGAATGGGGTCGCTGAGCAACAAGTCGTCGCCGGAGGGCGGCGTTGGCATTCCGGAACTGAATGTAAATACCCACGATGTTCCGGAACATTCTCA AAAATGA
- the LOC124488047 gene encoding olfactory receptor 1019-like, with product MKFQKRTSGNDSVLIHPPGFYIVAFTSLSFINVYLVFLAFVYTVTVIFNVLVIYIIVSDYRLHTPKFVAVVNLAVIDVVLSSCIIPSMIKLFLSKDNFIPFNLCFVQMFIYYCFVSLESFALAVLAYDRLIAICFPLRQHSINNTRSMFVILAIIWSAIIGAIIFTTSIMTRLSFCGSVQVFSYFCDYAPVFRLACNDNSLQWACASILSLVNLTGPLSFIILSYACILLVVFRMKTVARRLKALATCTEHLILVAIFYIPIMSIFVIGLFSSGIDPDLRVLSLSLSTCIPPCINPIIYSLKTKEIKTRALALIHKVKITP from the coding sequence ATGAAATTTCAGAAAAGGACATCTGGGAATGACTCTGTTCTGATCCATCCGCCGGGCTTCTACATAGTTGCCTTTACGTCATTGAGTTTCATCAACGTCTATTTAGTTTTCCTCGCGTTTGTTTACACCGTAACGGTTATCTTCAATGTGTTGGTGATCTATATAATTGTGTCGGATTACCGATTACACACCCCAAAGTTTGTAGCGGTGGTTAACTTGGCAGTTATTGATGTAGTCCTGAGCTCATGTATCATTCCTAGTATGATAAAGTTGTTTCTCTCAAAAGATAATTTTATTCCATTTAATTTATGCTTTGTGCAAATGTTCATATATTATTGTTTCGTCAGCCTCGAATCATTCGCTCTCGCGGTTCTCGCTTATGACCGACTGATAGCTATATGCTTCCCGCTGCGCCAGCATTCTATCAACAACACGAGGAGTATGTTTGTAATTCTAGCGATAATTTGGTCTGCAATTATAGGTGCAATTATATTCACCACGTCAATAATGACCAGACTTTCGTTTTGTGGGTCTGTTCAAGTATTTAGTTATTTCTGTGACTATGCGCCCGTATTTAGACTGGCATGTAATGACAATAGTCTGCAATGGGCTTGCGCTTCGATCCTGAGTTTGGTCAACCTTACCGGTCCATTGAGTTTTATCATTTTAAGCTACGCGTGTATCCTGCTCGTCGTTTTCAGAATGAAAACTGTTGCGCGACGGCTAAAGGCGCTGGCCACGTGCACTGAACATTTAATCCTCGTGGCAATATTTTACATTCCTATTATGTCAATATTTGTTATCGGGCTCTTTTCCTCTGGCATCGACCCCGACCTGCGCGTCTTGAGTCTGTCGTTATCTACCTGCATCCCGCCTTGTATAAACCCAATCATTTACTCTctaaaaacaaaagaaatcaAGACCAGAGCCCTCGCGCTGATCCACAAAGTGAAAATTACACCCTGA
- the LOC124488040 gene encoding olfactory receptor 1019-like, giving the protein MKFQKRTSGNDSVLIHPPGFYIVAFTSLSFINVYLVFLAFVYTVTVIFNVLVIYIIVSDYRLHTPKFVAVVNLAVIDVVLSSCIIPSMIKLFLSKDNFIPFNLCFVQMFIYYCFVSLESFALAVLAYDRLIAICFPLRQHSINNTRSMFVILAIIWSACVGVTIFTTSIMTRLSFCGSVQVFSYFCDYAPVFRLACNDNRLQWACASILSLFNLAGPLSFIILSYACILLVVFRMKTVARRLKALATCTEHLILVAIFYIPIMAIFFIGLFSSGIDPDLRVLSLSLSTCIPPCLNPIIYSLKTKEIKTRVLALIHKVKFTR; this is encoded by the coding sequence ATGAAATTTCAGAAAAGGACATCTGGGAATGACTCTGTTCTGATCCATCCGCCGGGCTTCTACATAGTTGCCTTTACGTCATTGAGTTTCATCAACGTCTATTTAGTTTTCCTCGCGTTTGTTTACACCGTAACGGTTATCTTCAATGTGTTGGTGATCTATATAATTGTGTCGGATTACCGATTACACACCCCAAAGTTTGTAGCGGTGGTTAACTTGGCAGTTATTGATGTAGTCCTGAGCTCATGTATCATTCCTAGTATGATAAAGTTGTTTCTCTCAAAAGATAATTTTATTCCATTTAATTTATGCTTTGTGCAAATGTTCATATATTATTGTTTCGTCAGCCTCGAATCATTCGCTCTCGCGGTTCTCGCTTATGACCGACTGATAGCTATATGCTTCCCGCTGCGCCAGCATTCTATCAACAACACGAGGAGTATGTTTGTAATTCTAGCGATAATTTGGTCTGCCTGTGTGGGTGTAACTATATTCACCACGTCAATAATGACCAGACTTTCTTTTTGTGGTTCCGTTCAAGTATTTAGTTATTTCTGTGACTATGCGCCCGTATTTAGACTGGCATGTAATGACAATAGGCTGCAATGGGCTTGCGCTTCGATCCTGAGTTTGTTCAACCTTGCCGGTCCATTGAGTTTTATCATTTTAAGCTACGCGTGTATCCTGCTCGTCGTTTTCAGAATGAAAACTGTTGCGCGACGGCTAAAGGCGCTGGCCACGTGCACTGAACATTTAATCCTCGTGGCAATATTTTACATTCCTATTATGGCAATATTTTTTATCGGCCTCTTTTCCTCTGGCATCGACCCTGACCTGCGCGTCTTGAGTCTGTCGTTATCTACGTGCATCCCGCCTTGTCTAAACCCAATCATTTACTCCctaaaaacaaaagaaatcaAGACCAGAGTCCTAGCGCTAATCCACAAAGTGAAATTTACACGTTGA